AGCGCAGGCTCAGCAGCAGGTTGCCCAAGTCAATGGGTTCGCCGGCGCCTCGGGGAGCCGTTTCCGGCTTAGGGGGCCGGTTGGGCTGGATGGGTTCGGGCACCAGGCGAATCTTGGGTAGGCCGGCTTTGCCCCGCAGGCGGTTGATTTCGGCCTCGAGCACCTTGAGGCTTTGCTGGAGCTGTACCGCCTCGATGCTATAGGCGTCGTTGCGGCTTTTTTCGGCCTCGAGTTCCAGGGTCAGCTTGCGGGCCTGGGTTTGGAGCTCGGCCAGCTGGGTGCGCTCGCTCGAGCTTCTATTCCATAAATAAAGTACCCCGACCACCAACAGCATCGGCAGGATAGCCACCCCCCAGAGCGGCACCGTTAGGGTGACGCCGGACGTAAGGGAGTGCGGCTCTTTCGCCATGACCCTATCAGCCTACTCCGCTGAGGCCCTGGGTCGGGTGATACCTGACCAAGAGCGCTCAAAAGTGGTCAGGGCTTGGGGGCCCCATAAACCTTCAGGCGCGTTCAGCTTTGGCCCTTCGGCCTCTAGCTATTACCGGCCTTGGTGCTCTGGGGTAAAGCCCGGGGTTCGCCGGTCTGGCTGCGGCCTACGAAAACCGCGCCCGCCTCCACATCCAGCGACATAGCCCGCACATCCCCTTCCACCCGCGCCGTTTTGGTGATGTGCAGTTTGCCGCTGGCGATGACCTGGGCATTCACCTGCCCATGCACAATGATGTTGTTGGCCCTCACCTGTTCGCCTTCGATGTGGGCGTTGCTCCCAACCTCGAGGTCGCCCTCGATGTGGAGCGAACCCTTGACCTTTCCGTCAATGCGGGCGCTTCCGGGTGTTTTGAGATTACCCTCGAGTTCGCTGCCCTCGCTAAGGTAGGTAAGCACAGCCGGATTGGGTTTACGTCCACCACCTAGCACCGCCATAGTCTACACCCCTGCTTTCCTTTCGTGGTCTTCATGTGCAACCCCCTGTACCCTGCGGGTGCGGCTTGAGGGGTTTGTTTTGGGAAACCCACCCGCCATCGTTTGAGCACCCCGAGGTTTTTAGTCCAGATACCCGGTCGGATTCACTTCGTTCCCGTGGCGGAAAACCGTGTAGTGCAGGTGTGGGCCGGTCGAACGGCCGGTCGAGCCTACCAACCCCACCAGGTCGCCGCGCTCCAGGCTCTGCCCAACCCGTACCGAGATGGAGGACAGGTGGCCGTACAAGGTGCGGTAGCCATAGCCGTGATCCACCACCACGGCCAGGCCAAAAGGCCCTTTCCAGCCCGCCTCCACCACCTCTCCTGCGCCGGTGACCCGCACGGCGGTGCCGTAGGAAGCGGGGAAGTCAATGCCGTTGTGAAACTCGAACCCCCAGCCAAAAGGGTTGCGGCGGTAGCCAAAATACGAGGTGATGCGGCTATGCCCCCGAAGGGGGTAGCCGTAGGGCGTGGCCGCCTCCCGCTTGAGCGTTTCGTTGAGGGCCGGCGAAACCTCGCTTAGTTTGGCGGTAAAAGCCCGGGTTTGCTGGTCGGCGTACTTGAAAACCTCCTCGAGCTCTGCTGGAACCGAAGCACCCCCCCGCCCTCCGCTTTCGTTGCGGGTGGGCACCAGCTTGATCTTGGGCATGCCGGCCCGCTCGCGTAGGGTGTTGATCTCGGCCTCCAGTACCTGCAAC
This genomic stretch from Meiothermus sp. harbors:
- a CDS encoding polymer-forming cytoskeletal protein, with product MAVLGGGRKPNPAVLTYLSEGSELEGNLKTPGSARIDGKVKGSLHIEGDLEVGSNAHIEGEQVRANNIIVHGQVNAQVIASGKLHITKTARVEGDVRAMSLDVEAGAVFVGRSQTGEPRALPQSTKAGNS
- a CDS encoding M23 family metallopeptidase, yielding MPLRRHPVRYTLWLARTGAAPRTLSLPAWIPVVVLLVLLGWSGLNLWLWQRTAEMRSLQIQLVSLSDQARKLNNQLALERTRNNALSQDAQSILKQLQVLEAEINTLRERAGMPKIKLVPTRNESGGRGGASVPAELEEVFKYADQQTRAFTAKLSEVSPALNETLKREAATPYGYPLRGHSRITSYFGYRRNPFGWGFEFHNGIDFPASYGTAVRVTGAGEVVEAGWKGPFGLAVVVDHGYGYRTLYGHLSSISVRVGQSLERGDLVGLVGSTGRSTGPHLHYTVFRHGNEVNPTGYLD